The following are from one region of the Petrotoga mobilis SJ95 genome:
- the uvrC gene encoding excinuclease ABC subunit UvrC has translation MIDRSILNNIPKKPGVYIFKNNKGDPIYIGKAKNLKNRVSSYFNKKNYIGNEKTYEMLEKATNLDYIITSNENQAFILEANLIYIHKPKYNIMLKDTRVYPYILVTDEQFPKIKYIRTKKEEKGKFYGPYSDVKFVKDVIEVLQSVYKIRSCDRDLGRKSKPCFLYHLGRCYGPCYKDVDETVYQESVEKVKKVLSGDIEEVKNYLQKAMMDYAKIKNYEKAAQMRDTLFKLENLFEEVAVEYKNGKNLDIIMYEPPVYLVLIVRKGYLISKLSFTMEGTLEDFLYQYYIVRKNEPPSLISTLYNEEISPEILDFLKEKGLKRIEKIGKSSKIYEMAYTNLQEEIKRQKDLSFALKQAKEILSLKKEPKIIEGIDISHLQGLYTVASLVRFENGKPKKEGYRKYRLDDIKAPDDFESIRTVIKRRYQKHELPDLLFIDGGKGQVNSAVEALKEIGYSLKDVDVVGIAKEDERIVFPGDIPDLHLPLDHPVLRLLIYVRDETHRFAIGFNRSLRSKRFEKTKLDDIYGIGPKRKKELIKHFGGIQKLLEASIEEISKVVKSEKIAKRIKESLGEK, from the coding sequence TTGATAGACAGATCAATTTTAAACAACATCCCTAAAAAACCAGGAGTATATATTTTTAAAAACAATAAAGGTGATCCTATATATATAGGCAAGGCAAAAAACTTAAAAAACAGAGTTTCTTCCTATTTTAACAAGAAAAACTACATAGGAAATGAAAAAACTTATGAAATGCTAGAAAAAGCCACAAATTTAGACTACATAATAACTTCAAATGAAAATCAAGCATTTATCTTAGAAGCCAACCTCATCTATATTCATAAGCCAAAATACAATATAATGTTAAAAGATACACGAGTGTATCCATATATTTTAGTAACGGATGAACAATTCCCCAAGATAAAATACATTCGTACAAAAAAAGAAGAAAAAGGTAAATTCTATGGTCCATACTCTGATGTTAAATTTGTAAAAGACGTTATCGAAGTACTCCAAAGCGTATATAAAATCAGAAGTTGTGACAGAGATTTAGGCAGGAAAAGCAAACCATGTTTCCTTTACCATTTAGGAAGATGCTATGGTCCATGTTACAAGGATGTAGACGAAACGGTATATCAAGAATCAGTGGAAAAGGTTAAAAAAGTTTTATCAGGAGATATTGAAGAAGTGAAGAACTATCTTCAAAAAGCAATGATGGATTATGCCAAAATAAAAAATTATGAAAAAGCTGCTCAGATGCGTGACACGTTGTTCAAATTGGAAAATTTATTTGAAGAAGTGGCAGTTGAATACAAAAACGGGAAAAATTTAGATATAATAATGTATGAGCCTCCTGTTTATTTAGTTTTAATAGTGAGAAAAGGATACTTGATTTCAAAACTTTCCTTCACAATGGAAGGTACGTTAGAAGATTTCTTGTATCAATACTATATTGTTAGAAAGAATGAACCGCCTTCTTTGATATCGACATTATACAATGAAGAAATTTCTCCAGAAATATTGGATTTTCTGAAAGAAAAAGGCTTAAAAAGAATCGAAAAGATAGGTAAAAGTTCTAAAATATATGAAATGGCTTATACAAATTTGCAAGAAGAAATAAAAAGGCAAAAAGACTTAAGCTTTGCTTTAAAACAAGCAAAAGAGATACTTTCTTTGAAAAAAGAACCAAAAATTATTGAAGGTATAGATATATCTCATCTTCAAGGGTTATATACCGTTGCCTCTTTAGTACGTTTTGAAAACGGCAAGCCCAAAAAAGAAGGATACAGAAAGTATCGATTAGATGATATAAAAGCGCCAGATGACTTTGAAAGCATCAGAACAGTTATAAAAAGAAGATATCAAAAGCATGAATTACCTGATCTTTTATTTATTGATGGAGGAAAAGGACAGGTAAATTCAGCTGTAGAAGCACTAAAAGAAATTGGTTATTCTTTGAAAGATGTCGATGTTGTAGGTATCGCCAAAGAAGATGAAAGGATAGTTTTTCCAGGTGACATACCAGATCTTCACTTACCACTAGATCATCCGGTGTTGAGGCTGCTTATATACGTAAGAGATGAAACCCATAGGTTTGCTATAGGCTTTAACAGAAGTCTCAGAAGTAAACGATTTGAAAAAACAAAGTTGGATGATATTTACGGTATAGGTCCAAAAAGGAAAAAAGAATTAATAAAACATTTTGGAGGGATTCAAAAATTACTGGAAGCATCAATTGAAGAGATATCGAAAGTCGTTAAAAGTGAAAAAATCGCTAAAAGAATAAAAGAAAGTTTGGGAGAGAAATAA
- a CDS encoding ATP-binding cassette domain-containing protein encodes MDKDKIIEIKDLSVYINSQRLLNDINLEISKNEILLIYGPRNAGKSLLARSIVTLNEELFKNIQTTGQILFLGEDVNHIEKRYLRSEIAYSEPTFVDNINFLTLSEVFNLVLGIKPSEISHEQFILLEKLNIAHIFSNHSSLKSYESFWNWTIGDKISFIIFLSLVRNPQVFIFDSILDHLDDFMHKNIKDFLYDIKEDRSLIISTRNLSLFSDIAEKIVFLDQGEIVYKGSIEGFLLNFPL; translated from the coding sequence ATGGATAAAGATAAGATTATCGAAATTAAAGATTTATCTGTATACATTAACAGTCAAAGACTACTAAATGATATTAATTTAGAAATATCAAAAAATGAAATTCTTTTAATTTATGGACCTAGGAATGCAGGTAAATCTTTATTAGCAAGATCTATTGTAACTTTGAATGAGGAACTTTTTAAAAACATCCAAACTACTGGTCAGATTTTATTTTTAGGTGAGGATGTTAATCATATTGAAAAACGATATCTGCGCTCCGAAATTGCATATTCGGAGCCAACCTTTGTTGATAATATAAATTTCTTAACTTTAAGTGAAGTCTTCAACCTCGTATTAGGAATAAAACCTTCCGAGATATCACATGAGCAATTTATACTTCTTGAAAAGCTTAATATCGCACATATCTTTTCCAATCATTCTTCGTTAAAAAGTTATGAGAGTTTTTGGAATTGGACAATTGGGGATAAGATTTCATTTATAATTTTTCTGAGTTTAGTTAGAAACCCACAAGTATTCATATTTGATTCTATCTTAGATCATTTGGACGATTTCATGCATAAAAATATTAAAGACTTTCTTTACGATATCAAAGAAGATCGATCATTGATTATATCTACAAGAAACCTCTCCTTGTTTTCAGACATTGCAGAAAAGATTGTTTTTTTGGATCAGGGTGAGATTGTTTACAAAGGGAGTATTGAAGGTTTTTTGCTGAATTTCCCTCTTTAG
- the hydE gene encoding [FeFe] hydrogenase H-cluster radical SAM maturase HydE — MKLQNEEILKILQSNTPHSTSQWDDYSNFSEKVQNIVNYFISNETIEKEHIIQILSLKKEDKDRDDLFNVANLIRKTYTGDYINIKGVIEFSNYCKKNCYYCGLRAKNPSVQRYRMSPKEIIEVANQAAILGLDTIILQSGEDDRYTDDDLIYIIREIRKNTSLPVSLSIGERSFSSYRKFRKAGAVRVLLKHETINKNIFKNIHPEKSYDNRIELLRYMNSLGYVTGSGNIIGLPGQTLEDIADDILFMRNENIRMIGMGPFIPTENTPLKNHPRGSGELTLNAYCATRFCVPRAQMPTTTALGTISPDLQYQGFFAGCNVIMVNITPEVYRKNYNIYDNKIKVEFYETYEKIKQLGFSPSKITQKRMEDGNNASNIRL, encoded by the coding sequence ATGAAATTACAAAACGAAGAAATTTTAAAAATATTACAGAGTAATACACCACATTCCACCTCTCAATGGGATGATTATTCTAATTTTTCTGAAAAAGTTCAAAATATCGTGAATTATTTTATATCTAATGAAACCATAGAAAAAGAACACATTATACAAATCTTGTCTTTAAAAAAAGAAGATAAAGATCGAGATGATCTTTTCAATGTAGCAAATCTGATCAGAAAAACGTATACAGGAGACTATATAAACATAAAAGGAGTTATCGAGTTTTCAAATTATTGTAAGAAAAACTGTTACTATTGTGGATTGAGAGCTAAAAATCCATCTGTACAAAGGTATCGGATGAGTCCCAAAGAAATAATAGAAGTTGCAAATCAAGCAGCGATACTTGGTTTAGATACGATTATTCTTCAAAGTGGTGAAGACGATAGATACACAGATGATGATTTAATCTACATCATAAGAGAAATAAGAAAAAACACAAGTTTACCCGTATCTTTATCAATTGGTGAAAGAAGTTTTTCATCATATAGAAAATTTAGAAAAGCAGGCGCAGTAAGGGTACTTCTAAAACACGAAACCATTAACAAAAATATTTTTAAAAATATCCATCCTGAAAAGAGCTATGATAATAGAATAGAACTATTAAGGTATATGAATAGTCTAGGTTACGTGACTGGTTCGGGGAATATTATAGGTTTACCTGGACAAACATTAGAAGATATAGCTGATGATATTCTTTTTATGAGAAATGAAAATATTAGGATGATAGGTATGGGGCCATTTATCCCCACAGAAAACACACCGTTAAAAAATCATCCTCGTGGGAGTGGTGAATTAACTTTAAACGCCTACTGTGCCACAAGATTTTGCGTGCCAAGAGCACAAATGCCTACTACTACTGCATTAGGAACGATTTCTCCCGATTTGCAATACCAAGGTTTTTTTGCCGGGTGCAACGTTATTATGGTTAACATTACTCCAGAAGTGTATAGAAAAAATTACAACATCTACGATAATAAGATAAAAGTAGAGTTTTATGAGACATATGAAAAAATCAAACAATTAGGCTTCTCACCTTCCAAAATAACCCAAAAACGAATGGAGGATGGAAATAATGCCAGCAACATCAGGTTATAG
- the truA gene encoding tRNA pseudouridine(38-40) synthase TruA, with product MKWVAATVMYDGSNFYGYQSQPTFRTVQDEFEKALKVIFKKEIPSYACGRTDTGVHAVGQVISFKVENENMTEKNIKDALNAILPEDVYVKEVKEVKEGFNPRAEAKKRIYHYFIYISEDPNIFLRDRVWWIPFALNLEKMRQAAKYFEGEHDFTSFKTGNDERNPIRTIYRVRIIELRKDLILIRVEGKSFLKRMVRNIVGSLVKVGTDVWEVEKIQEILEAKKRALAPASAPAQGLYFYSALF from the coding sequence GTGAAATGGGTTGCAGCAACGGTAATGTATGATGGTTCAAACTTTTATGGTTATCAAAGTCAGCCAACATTTCGTACCGTTCAAGATGAGTTTGAAAAAGCCTTAAAGGTTATTTTTAAAAAAGAAATTCCTTCTTATGCTTGTGGAAGAACTGATACAGGAGTACATGCGGTAGGCCAAGTTATTTCCTTTAAAGTAGAAAATGAAAATATGACTGAAAAAAATATCAAAGATGCTTTGAATGCTATTTTACCAGAAGATGTGTATGTAAAAGAAGTCAAAGAAGTAAAAGAAGGGTTTAATCCAAGGGCAGAGGCAAAAAAAAGAATATATCATTATTTTATTTATATTAGTGAAGATCCAAATATATTTTTAAGAGACAGAGTATGGTGGATCCCTTTTGCATTGAATTTAGAAAAGATGAGACAGGCAGCAAAATATTTTGAAGGGGAGCATGATTTTACCAGTTTTAAAACCGGTAACGATGAGAGAAATCCCATAAGGACCATTTATAGGGTAAGAATAATAGAGTTAAGAAAAGATTTAATTTTGATAAGAGTTGAAGGCAAGTCCTTTTTAAAAAGAATGGTTAGAAATATCGTTGGTTCATTGGTAAAGGTGGGTACAGATGTATGGGAAGTGGAAAAAATACAGGAAATTTTGGAAGCAAAAAAAAGAGCTTTAGCACCTGCCTCAGCTCCTGCGCAAGGGTTGTATTTTTACTCAGCTTTATTTTAA
- the hydF gene encoding [FeFe] hydrogenase H-cluster maturation GTPase HydF: MPATSGYRTYIAIAGRRNVGKSSLINAIVNQEIALVSNVAGTTTDPVYKSMELQPIGPVTLIDTPGIDDEGELGKKRIERAKRAFYKADVGVLVVDSEPNGFEHSICDLFEKMNIPFIIVLNKIDQLNNVSNLKQLYINSFGRPVLEVSCKEKINIERVKEALTELKPKEEEIPLLPQFIKSNDIVLLVVPVDTGAPKGRLIMPQVATIREAIDRKAFPIVTSVEGISEIISKLKEKPKLVITDSQAIGRVSELVSEDINLTTFSILEAHHKGDISILTKDIDVINNLENGDTILIMEGCSHRPLSEDIGRVKIPKWLEKYSEKSLNFKFIAGKEFPDIEDVKNVKLVVHCGGCTLTRRMMLRRINSINRLGVPVVNYGVLISFLHGSLNRTLEPLSL, translated from the coding sequence ATGCCAGCAACATCAGGTTATAGAACTTACATAGCTATCGCTGGAAGAAGAAACGTTGGAAAATCCTCTTTGATAAACGCAATAGTTAATCAAGAAATAGCTCTTGTTTCTAACGTTGCTGGGACAACTACCGATCCAGTATATAAAAGTATGGAATTACAACCTATAGGCCCCGTTACTTTAATTGATACCCCAGGTATTGACGATGAGGGTGAACTTGGAAAAAAAAGAATTGAAAGGGCTAAAAGAGCTTTTTACAAAGCTGATGTTGGAGTTTTAGTAGTTGATTCTGAACCCAACGGGTTTGAACACTCTATTTGCGATCTCTTTGAAAAGATGAATATCCCATTCATAATCGTATTGAATAAAATAGATCAACTTAACAACGTATCTAATTTAAAACAATTATATATTAATTCTTTTGGAAGACCTGTTTTAGAAGTTTCTTGCAAAGAAAAAATCAATATAGAAAGAGTAAAAGAAGCTTTGACTGAGTTAAAACCAAAGGAAGAAGAAATTCCGTTGCTTCCACAATTTATTAAAAGCAACGATATCGTCTTACTTGTCGTCCCGGTGGACACAGGAGCACCAAAAGGTCGATTGATAATGCCTCAGGTAGCAACTATAAGAGAAGCAATAGATAGAAAGGCTTTTCCAATTGTGACTTCTGTTGAAGGAATAAGCGAAATAATTAGTAAGTTGAAAGAAAAACCTAAGTTGGTTATCACCGATTCTCAAGCAATTGGGAGGGTTTCTGAATTAGTCTCTGAGGATATAAATTTAACTACATTTTCAATATTAGAGGCACATCATAAAGGGGATATCAGTATCTTAACTAAGGATATAGACGTAATTAATAATTTGGAAAATGGCGATACCATTCTTATAATGGAAGGTTGTTCTCATCGCCCGTTGAGTGAAGATATAGGAAGAGTCAAAATTCCAAAATGGCTCGAAAAATATTCCGAAAAATCTTTGAATTTTAAGTTTATTGCAGGGAAAGAATTCCCTGACATAGAAGATGTTAAGAACGTAAAATTGGTTGTACATTGTGGGGGATGTACTCTTACAAGAAGAATGATGTTAAGAAGAATAAATTCAATCAATAGGTTGGGAGTTCCTGTCGTTAATTACGGGGTGCTAATATCTTTTCTCCACGGATCCTTAAATAGAACTTTAGAACCTCTTTCATTATAA
- a CDS encoding phospho-sugar mutase produces MEDVKEVAYKRYQQWLESVTDDFKEELLRLKDNEEEIIDRFYKDLEFGTGGLRGIMGVGTNRMNVYTVARATQGFANYLKKYKDFPSVVIAYDTRLNSDLFAKVAARVLAANNVNVHIFDQVAPTPLLSFTVRKLKADGGIIITASHNPPQYNGYKVYTSDGTQAVPQYANEITSEIEKLDYFKDIKMMGFEEAVNSEKINILSESIFNDYLDEIEGYIRSLNPKMDKKPLIVYTPLYGAALKLVEGILNRLGFEFSLVEEQSKIDPSFSTLKVPNPEEKEAFELALKKAKEIDADLILATDPDGDRIGVFEKYKGDYVSFTGNQIGVMLAHYLLSKFREFSSLKPDDYIVKTIVTTDMVKPIAQEFDVKVEETLTGFKYIGEKIEKYLGSGKKFIFGFEESYGYLANDHVRDKDAIIAAALISVMSSESLSKLKTLTEYLKDLKERYGYYDEKLLSFTFEGFEGTQKIKRIMSKMRKNPPIKVGDFTLKETLDYLNGIEGFPKSDVVELRYSNVKIIARPSGTEPKIKFYIMVKSSSENESRKLIKDAEQAISEIVNV; encoded by the coding sequence ATGGAGGATGTTAAGGAAGTAGCATATAAAAGATATCAGCAATGGCTTGAAAGTGTAACAGATGATTTCAAGGAAGAACTACTCCGTTTAAAGGATAATGAAGAGGAAATTATTGATCGCTTTTATAAAGATTTAGAGTTTGGAACTGGTGGATTAAGGGGTATAATGGGTGTTGGAACTAACAGAATGAATGTATATACAGTAGCTCGAGCAACTCAGGGCTTCGCTAATTATTTAAAAAAATATAAAGATTTTCCGAGTGTTGTTATTGCTTACGATACGAGGTTAAACTCCGACCTATTTGCAAAGGTTGCTGCTCGAGTATTGGCTGCTAATAACGTTAATGTACATATTTTTGATCAAGTTGCTCCTACACCCTTACTTTCCTTTACCGTAAGAAAATTAAAGGCAGATGGCGGAATAATCATAACAGCGAGCCATAATCCACCGCAATACAACGGTTACAAGGTTTATACATCCGACGGCACTCAAGCTGTTCCCCAATATGCAAATGAAATTACTTCAGAAATCGAAAAGTTAGATTACTTCAAAGATATTAAAATGATGGGATTCGAAGAAGCTGTTAATTCTGAAAAAATAAATATACTCAGCGAATCTATTTTCAACGATTATTTAGATGAAATTGAAGGATACATTAGGTCCTTAAATCCAAAAATGGATAAAAAACCCTTAATAGTATATACACCATTGTATGGAGCTGCTTTGAAATTAGTTGAAGGAATTTTGAATAGGTTAGGTTTTGAGTTTAGTCTAGTTGAAGAACAATCAAAAATTGATCCTTCTTTCTCAACTTTAAAGGTTCCTAATCCCGAAGAGAAAGAAGCATTTGAATTAGCTTTGAAAAAAGCAAAAGAAATAGATGCCGATCTAATTTTGGCAACGGATCCTGATGGAGACAGAATAGGGGTATTTGAAAAATATAAAGGCGATTATGTATCTTTTACAGGAAATCAAATTGGAGTAATGTTGGCTCATTATTTGTTAAGCAAATTTAGGGAATTTTCTTCCTTAAAACCAGACGATTACATTGTAAAGACAATAGTTACTACTGATATGGTTAAACCCATTGCCCAAGAGTTCGATGTAAAAGTCGAAGAAACATTGACAGGATTCAAATATATAGGAGAAAAAATAGAAAAATATCTAGGAAGTGGAAAAAAATTTATATTTGGATTTGAGGAAAGTTATGGATATTTGGCGAACGATCATGTGAGGGATAAAGATGCCATAATTGCTGCTGCATTAATTTCCGTTATGAGTTCTGAGTCCCTATCCAAACTGAAAACACTCACCGAGTATTTGAAAGATCTAAAAGAAAGATATGGTTATTATGATGAAAAGCTTCTTTCTTTTACTTTTGAAGGGTTTGAAGGAACTCAAAAAATAAAACGCATAATGAGCAAGATGAGAAAAAATCCTCCTATAAAAGTTGGTGATTTTACTTTGAAGGAAACGTTAGATTATCTTAATGGAATAGAGGGGTTCCCGAAATCCGATGTAGTAGAACTGAGATACTCAAACGTTAAAATTATAGCGAGGCCTTCAGGCACAGAGCCAAAAATCAAATTTTATATTATGGTAAAATCATCTTCCGAAAATGAATCTCGCAAATTGATAAAAGATGCTGAGCAGGCTATCTCAGAAATTGTAAATGTTTAG
- a CDS encoding 50S ribosomal protein L11 methyltransferase has product MDKYYEFVYELKASEEEKIIDQFIKYGFNSFYFEEDVESSKTFLKLYVKKEEQIKDILDFLSMYGLKLLSKEITEESKWLEEWKKTIDVFELIDGVWINPFSNKKIEKPGIVLNIIPGSAFGTGLHSTTKLAAELLRKVGCTGKDVIDVGTGSGILSALAKKIGANRVLALDNDDLATEKAKETAILNNVSIEIKESDLLSAVGEHERFDILVSNIVAEVLIQLMKDPKFDKILKNKGFVILSGIIESKEKLVIEQAKDVNLVLKDRMEDGSWIALMFQKKI; this is encoded by the coding sequence ATGGATAAATATTATGAGTTTGTTTATGAATTAAAAGCCAGCGAGGAAGAAAAGATAATAGATCAGTTCATAAAATATGGGTTTAATTCCTTTTACTTTGAAGAAGATGTAGAAAGTTCAAAGACTTTTCTGAAGTTGTATGTCAAGAAGGAAGAGCAAATCAAAGATATTTTGGATTTCCTTTCTATGTATGGTTTAAAACTCCTTTCGAAGGAAATTACCGAAGAATCAAAATGGTTAGAAGAATGGAAAAAAACAATAGATGTTTTTGAACTTATAGATGGAGTTTGGATCAATCCTTTTTCCAATAAAAAAATAGAAAAACCGGGAATAGTATTGAATATAATACCAGGAAGTGCATTTGGAACAGGTTTACATTCAACCACTAAACTGGCAGCCGAACTTTTAAGAAAGGTTGGTTGCACAGGCAAAGATGTTATTGATGTTGGAACAGGTAGCGGAATATTGTCCGCTTTGGCTAAAAAGATTGGGGCTAATCGTGTTTTGGCTTTAGATAACGATGATTTGGCTACAGAAAAAGCAAAAGAAACTGCTATTTTAAACAATGTCAGTATTGAGATAAAAGAATCCGATTTGTTAAGCGCTGTTGGAGAACATGAAAGATTCGATATATTAGTTTCTAATATTGTGGCTGAAGTACTGATACAGTTAATGAAAGATCCTAAATTTGATAAAATACTTAAAAATAAAGGATTTGTCATCCTTTCTGGTATAATTGAAAGTAAGGAAAAATTGGTTATTGAACAAGCAAAAGATGTAAATTTAGTATTGAAAGATAGAATGGAGGATGGTTCTTGGATAGCTCTGATGTTTCAGAAAAAGATTTAA
- a CDS encoding DUF4895 domain-containing protein, with the protein MEKLIEFAISYLNKYKSFLADEFQHFFFGAVYDGEDKFPVYCIFIDEEGRVFETLGPDKPGKVMSVLYPTYYNDPDILLKKYTELSKQYNKIIQPDTAFGIVQSPFKITSYRVWGNERLIKKLIFSEKLKGEEYISLYQSITDEKLKFIIEHYKQWDDDIFYFPYLKDIHVLFKVPDHISSSEVSIYIEIGRILKEKVLRGYNFLENSYKLPEMKVKAPALAVFKTPADRILDIDFKSIYDQFIKKTAKIVDQINEIKIDL; encoded by the coding sequence TTGGAAAAATTAATAGAATTTGCCATAAGTTACTTAAATAAATACAAAAGCTTTTTAGCCGATGAATTTCAACATTTTTTCTTTGGCGCTGTTTACGATGGTGAAGACAAATTTCCAGTCTACTGTATTTTTATAGATGAAGAAGGAAGAGTTTTTGAAACTCTGGGACCTGATAAACCAGGAAAAGTTATGAGTGTTTTATATCCTACGTATTACAATGATCCTGATATATTACTAAAAAAATACACAGAACTATCTAAGCAATACAATAAAATAATACAACCCGACACGGCATTTGGAATAGTACAATCACCTTTTAAAATTACATCATACAGGGTATGGGGAAATGAAAGGCTTATAAAAAAGCTCATATTCTCTGAAAAATTAAAAGGCGAAGAATACATTTCTCTCTATCAGAGCATAACAGATGAAAAATTGAAATTCATAATAGAACATTACAAGCAATGGGATGATGACATATTTTATTTTCCATATTTGAAGGACATTCATGTTTTATTTAAAGTTCCCGATCATATAAGTAGTTCAGAAGTATCTATATATATTGAAATAGGTCGAATATTAAAAGAAAAAGTGCTTCGAGGATACAATTTTTTGGAAAATTCATACAAACTTCCAGAAATGAAAGTTAAAGCACCAGCATTAGCCGTATTCAAAACACCTGCAGATCGTATCCTTGATATAGACTTCAAATCTATTTATGATCAATTTATAAAAAAGACTGCTAAAATAGTTGACCAAATTAATGAAATAAAAATTGATCTATAA
- a CDS encoding folate family ECF transporter S component, with protein MDQKNATYRLVMNSLFIVLSILLSRLLAIRIPIGNVEVIRFGFGTIPMFLSAFIFGPLDGFIVGGLSDLIGFWINPMGAFLPQFTLTSALHGLIPGIVFRYFFKRRINYWSLAISCGLGEAVGITLTPFFIHQAFDVSYAVLMPPRIGGYVVSFFLNAFIMLLLLTRIPQINKMMEKK; from the coding sequence ATGGACCAAAAGAATGCCACCTATAGGTTAGTAATGAATTCGTTGTTTATAGTTCTATCCATACTTTTGTCAAGGTTATTAGCGATTAGAATTCCCATAGGCAATGTGGAAGTTATTAGATTTGGGTTTGGAACGATTCCTATGTTTCTTTCCGCTTTTATTTTTGGGCCCCTGGATGGTTTTATCGTTGGAGGTTTATCTGATTTGATTGGTTTTTGGATAAATCCAATGGGGGCGTTCCTTCCCCAATTCACGTTGACCTCAGCCTTACACGGTTTGATTCCAGGTATAGTTTTTAGGTATTTTTTTAAAAGAAGAATCAATTATTGGTCACTAGCCATTTCCTGTGGTTTAGGTGAAGCGGTAGGAATAACCTTAACACCATTCTTTATTCATCAAGCTTTTGATGTTTCATATGCGGTTCTTATGCCTCCACGAATCGGTGGCTATGTGGTCTCATTCTTTTTGAACGCCTTTATAATGCTTTTATTACTCACGAGAATTCCTCAAATTAATAAAATGATGGAGAAAAAATAA
- a CDS encoding DUF501 domain-containing protein: MDSSDVSEKDLKIIEKQLGRCVSNVLTIEKRCIYGYPQVIKSFPLKDGKPFPTLYWLTCPYLVEEVSKLEAQQKITEIEKIIQNDPELKRQLVRVHQVEIEKRMKLLGEKINSLPENMIKKLKETGVGGIENFSSVKCLHLHYASYLVGENNPVGGIVDRYIAKKCCDDSRCEKLKS; the protein is encoded by the coding sequence TTGGATAGCTCTGATGTTTCAGAAAAAGATTTAAAAATAATTGAAAAACAATTGGGACGGTGCGTTAGTAACGTATTAACTATAGAAAAAAGATGCATTTATGGCTATCCTCAAGTAATAAAGAGCTTTCCTTTAAAAGATGGAAAGCCATTTCCTACTCTTTATTGGCTAACTTGTCCATATTTAGTGGAAGAAGTTTCAAAACTGGAAGCCCAACAAAAAATCACTGAAATAGAAAAGATTATACAAAATGATCCAGAATTAAAACGACAGCTGGTACGTGTTCACCAAGTAGAAATTGAAAAAAGAATGAAGCTATTAGGAGAAAAAATCAATTCCCTACCTGAAAATATGATTAAGAAACTAAAAGAGACAGGAGTAGGTGGAATTGAGAATTTTTCTTCGGTAAAATGCCTACACTTACACTATGCATCTTATTTAGTTGGAGAAAATAATCCTGTGGGGGGAATAGTGGATCGTTACATTGCTAAGAAATGCTGCGACGACAGTAGATGTGAAAAATTAAAATCTTAA